The following are encoded together in the Microterricola viridarii genome:
- a CDS encoding IclR family transcriptional regulator: protein MAEHPGAPATVQAGSQTLSRGIRLLETLASADRNLSIAELAAALAVHRSVAYRLLRTLEDHALVTRDDAGLVALGPGLAALSSGVARNLQQAALPELGEIADELGMTCLLAVMVDGGEAVTLVSASPRQSVAVVSYRPGHRHPLGRGGPGKAILLGMPENAWPEELRAGMSAELHAEIARGRLQGYASSRDEVLPSLTSVAVPLNLAGQPPASIAVIHVALPRGEAEIAGRLALGAQNVARAYGA from the coding sequence ATGGCAGAACACCCCGGGGCACCGGCCACAGTACAGGCGGGCTCGCAGACGCTCAGCCGCGGCATCCGGCTCCTCGAGACCCTCGCCAGCGCCGACCGCAATCTCTCCATCGCCGAGCTGGCGGCTGCGCTCGCCGTGCACCGCTCGGTGGCGTACCGCCTGCTGCGCACACTCGAGGACCACGCGCTCGTCACCCGCGACGACGCCGGGCTGGTGGCGCTCGGCCCCGGGCTCGCCGCCCTCTCTTCCGGCGTTGCCCGCAACCTGCAGCAGGCGGCACTGCCCGAGCTCGGCGAGATCGCCGACGAACTGGGCATGACCTGCCTGCTCGCGGTGATGGTCGATGGCGGCGAGGCGGTCACCCTGGTGAGCGCCTCGCCCCGGCAGAGCGTCGCGGTCGTGTCGTACCGGCCGGGCCACCGTCATCCGCTCGGCCGGGGCGGGCCGGGCAAGGCGATCCTGCTCGGGATGCCGGAGAATGCCTGGCCGGAGGAGCTCCGCGCCGGGATGAGCGCGGAGCTGCACGCCGAGATCGCCAGGGGTCGCCTGCAGGGCTACGCCTCCAGCCGCGATGAGGTCCTGCCATCGCTCACCTCTGTCGCGGTGCCGCTCAACCTGGCGGGGCAGCCTCCAGCCTCCATCGCCGTTATCCATGTGGCACTCCCGCGCGGTGAGGCCGAGATCGCCGGGCGACTGGCGCTCGGGGCGCAGAACGTGGCGCGCGCCTACGGCGCATAG